One Hordeum vulgare subsp. vulgare chromosome 4H, MorexV3_pseudomolecules_assembly, whole genome shotgun sequence DNA window includes the following coding sequences:
- the LOC123450565 gene encoding protein PARTING DANCERS homolog, translated as HFSACKFRPWNMHDEHLVERQAGPPPYQLHWCVPGRQLLSPKLPVDISCVFQDFIFNNGGLSVAFIFETNWDCGNGAAVFSRVNALKRQYKNLYVFVAVPTVEQIKSFNQSYFKYGMELGCPTFVPIAVQDIYWSSTGLVC; from the exons CATTTTTCTGCCTGCAAATTTAG GCCGTGGAATATGCATGATGAGCACCTCGTGGAGAGACAAGCAGGACCACCACCTTATCAACTTCATTGGTGTGTTCCTGGCCGCCAACTCTTATCGCCTAAACTTCCTGTCGATATCTCCT GCGTATTCCAGGATTTCATCTTCAACAATGGGGGGCTATCAGTTGCTTTCATCTTTGAGACGAACTGGGACTGCGGGAATGGAGCTGCTGTTTTTAGCAG GGTGAATGCACTGAAGAGGCAGTACAAAAATCTCTACGTCTTTGTTGCCGTCCCCACGGTGGAGCAAATCAAATCGTTTAATCAGTCTTATTTCAA GTATGGCATGGAGCTTGGCTGCCCTACATTTGTACCAATCGCGGTGCAGGACATATATTGGTCCTCTACTGGTCTGGTCTG CTGA